Proteins co-encoded in one Sinobacterium norvegicum genomic window:
- a CDS encoding Lrp/AsnC family transcriptional regulator, with product MDKINERILRELKSDARISNVDLADRVGLSASACLRRVQELERSGVITGYRAVLNPAKMNIGCTAYIAVGLSDHTKVAQLEFEQGIKAIDQIRECHNVSGAFEYLLRVETQDLATYKTLHSDVIGSLPRVRSITTYIVMESCKDDRA from the coding sequence ATGGATAAAATTAACGAAAGAATATTGCGCGAACTTAAATCTGATGCCCGCATCAGCAATGTCGACCTCGCCGACAGAGTCGGCTTATCGGCCTCAGCCTGCTTAAGAAGAGTGCAGGAACTCGAACGCAGCGGTGTTATCACCGGCTACCGCGCTGTGCTAAACCCGGCCAAGATGAATATTGGCTGCACCGCCTATATTGCCGTCGGTTTATCGGATCACACCAAGGTGGCCCAGTTGGAATTTGAACAGGGGATTAAAGCCATCGACCAGATACGTGAGTGTCACAACGTCAGCGGCGCCTTCGAATATTTATTGCGGGTTGAAACGCAGGATTTGGCCACCTACAAAACACTGCACAGTGATGTTATTGGCTCACTGCCAAGGGTACGGTCTATTACCACCTATATCGTCATGGAATCGTGCAAGGATGACCGGGCCTAA
- a CDS encoding cupin domain-containing protein yields the protein MSTQSIVDINEQAVTSISYHADEHKRVEGNPKQTLWDIYNDPSEQFGTGIWQAEKGCWKVSYSEFEYCHILEGHSVIIDGDGSEKHIKAGDHFVIPAGFEGQWQVIEPTKKIYVIYDQK from the coding sequence ATGAGCACGCAATCCATCGTCGATATTAATGAGCAGGCGGTCACATCAATCAGCTACCATGCAGATGAACACAAGCGAGTAGAGGGCAACCCAAAGCAGACCCTGTGGGATATCTACAACGACCCATCTGAACAGTTTGGTACTGGCATTTGGCAGGCCGAGAAGGGTTGCTGGAAAGTCAGCTACAGTGAATTTGAATACTGTCATATTCTCGAGGGGCACTCGGTGATCATCGATGGCGACGGCAGCGAAAAACACATCAAGGCTGGCGATCACTTTGTTATTCCCGCCGGCTTTGAGGGCCAGTGGCAGGTGATTGAGCCAACCAAGAAGATTTACGTGATTTATGATCAAAAATAA
- a CDS encoding nuclear transport factor 2 family protein, with product MLDLEAIELIRQLKARYFRFLDTGDLAGMKTVFADDGGIHYRSPSYEYKKQGWDELEAFFVASFSKTKFGMHTGHHPEITVDGDTATGIWYLRDTFVSLDDNITFEGSAIYKDQYIKVDGEWKILQSEYDRLFEQITKRNDDMFITSCPIK from the coding sequence ATGTTAGATTTAGAAGCCATCGAATTGATCAGGCAGCTTAAGGCACGTTATTTTCGATTTTTAGACACCGGTGATCTGGCCGGTATGAAGACAGTCTTCGCCGACGATGGCGGTATTCATTATCGCAGCCCAAGCTACGAGTATAAGAAACAAGGCTGGGATGAACTCGAAGCGTTCTTTGTTGCCTCGTTCAGTAAGACCAAGTTTGGCATGCACACCGGCCATCACCCTGAAATTACCGTCGATGGCGATACCGCCACCGGTATCTGGTATCTGCGCGACACCTTTGTCAGCCTCGATGACAACATTACCTTCGAGGGCAGTGCCATCTATAAGGATCAGTACATTAAAGTCGATGGCGAGTGGAAGATACTGCAATCGGAGTACGATCGACTGTTTGAACAGATTACCAAGCGTAACGACGATATGTTTATCACCTCCTGCCCGATTAAATAA
- a CDS encoding LysE family translocator: MNTSALLALTGFALISIATPGPNNLMLMASGANFGYKRTVAHIFGISTGLMVMLLLTGMGIAQLFDKFPESYQVLKVLSVSYMLYLAYKIVIIADLSAGETATKPMSFLQAAAFQWVNPKTWAMGLTAISVYIPNTNFSSIVILAVVFGLVCIPSNLVWALLGQNIKRLLTNINRLRIFNYSMASLLLASLYPTLQL, from the coding sequence ATGAATACCTCCGCATTATTAGCACTGACAGGTTTTGCCCTGATCTCTATTGCCACCCCGGGCCCGAACAATTTGATGTTAATGGCCTCCGGTGCCAACTTTGGTTATAAACGCACGGTGGCACATATTTTTGGTATCAGCACCGGCTTGATGGTGATGTTGCTGCTGACCGGCATGGGTATCGCGCAATTATTTGATAAGTTTCCAGAGAGTTATCAAGTGCTTAAGGTTTTGAGTGTGTCGTACATGCTATATCTGGCCTATAAAATTGTCATTATTGCTGATTTGTCAGCTGGTGAAACAGCAACTAAGCCAATGAGTTTCTTACAGGCTGCGGCTTTCCAATGGGTCAACCCCAAGACTTGGGCAATGGGATTGACGGCAATCAGCGTCTACATACCCAATACCAATTTTTCATCAATTGTCATCCTGGCGGTGGTGTTTGGCCTGGTCTGTATCCCGTCTAATTTGGTGTGGGCGCTGTTGGGGCAAAATATTAAAAGGCTGCTAACGAACATCAACCGTCTACGGATTTTTAACTATTCAATGGCGTCGCTGTTATTGGCATCACTGTATCCAACGCTACAGTTATGA
- a CDS encoding arylesterase, with protein MKKISFLFIVLFLAPALSSAANKTILVFGDSLSAAYGLQVELGWPHLLQQKIDTQDLPWQITNVSISGETTDGGMLRIDDALSQYQPDIVILELGANDGLRGQSLKNMRNNLQQMIEKSQAIDAQVVLAGMHIPSNYGKRYTQGFHQSYISLSDDYDTVLIPFILEDIATNQDLLLPDGLHPNAEGQKQMLINVWQYLQPLVVSP; from the coding sequence ATGAAAAAAATCTCGTTCTTATTCATTGTCTTATTCCTTGCTCCTGCTCTCAGTTCAGCGGCCAATAAAACTATTTTGGTATTCGGTGACAGTCTCAGCGCCGCCTACGGCCTGCAGGTAGAATTAGGCTGGCCACACCTACTACAGCAGAAGATTGATACGCAAGACCTGCCCTGGCAGATCACCAATGTCAGCATCAGCGGTGAAACCACCGACGGTGGCATGCTGCGCATCGACGATGCCCTGAGCCAATACCAGCCTGATATCGTCATCCTAGAACTCGGTGCTAATGATGGGCTCAGAGGGCAATCCTTAAAAAACATGCGCAACAATTTGCAACAAATGATTGAGAAATCACAGGCCATCGACGCGCAGGTGGTGTTGGCCGGCATGCATATCCCCTCTAACTACGGTAAGCGCTACACTCAAGGTTTTCATCAGAGTTATATCAGCCTCAGCGATGATTACGACACCGTACTAATCCCTTTTATACTCGAAGACATTGCCACCAACCAAGACCTGCTGCTACCCGACGGTCTCCACCCCAATGCCGAGGGTCAGAAACAGATGTTGATCAACGTTTGGCAGTATCTGCAGCCACTGGTGGTCAGCCCTTAA
- a CDS encoding ABC transporter ATP-binding protein, with protein sequence MIKLNGVSHHIATADDHLTILHDINLSIEAGESVAITGSSGSGKTTLLGMLAGLDTPTGGEIIVDEAVLTSMNEDQRALFRAKNVGFIFQSFHLLDGLTALENVLLPLELAGAEASEAEAAQYLDQVGLSHRLTHYPSQLSGGEQQRVAIARAFAAKPRYLFADEPTGNLDQNTGATIIELLFEMNRQLNTTLILVTHEARLAGFCQRHCQIENGCLTEITSGIDAGVVADA encoded by the coding sequence ATGATAAAGCTCAATGGCGTCAGTCATCATATCGCCACTGCCGATGACCACCTGACCATACTACACGATATAAATCTCAGCATTGAGGCGGGGGAGTCGGTGGCGATCACCGGCAGCTCCGGTTCGGGAAAAACCACGCTACTGGGCATGTTGGCCGGCTTGGACACGCCGACCGGCGGCGAGATTATTGTCGATGAGGCGGTCTTAACCTCGATGAATGAGGACCAGCGCGCCTTGTTTCGCGCCAAAAATGTCGGCTTTATCTTTCAATCGTTTCATTTGCTCGACGGCTTAACGGCGTTGGAGAACGTGCTACTACCGCTGGAACTCGCCGGTGCCGAAGCGTCAGAGGCCGAGGCCGCTCAGTATCTTGATCAGGTAGGGCTGTCTCACCGACTGACCCATTATCCGTCGCAGCTGTCGGGGGGTGAACAGCAGCGGGTGGCTATTGCCCGTGCCTTTGCCGCCAAGCCCCGCTATCTATTTGCCGACGAGCCGACCGGCAATTTGGATCAAAACACGGGTGCCACTATTATCGAGCTGTTGTTTGAGATGAACCGTCAGCTCAATACCACGCTGATACTGGTCACTCACGAGGCCCGTTTGGCAGGCTTCTGCCAGCGTCATTGTCAGATAGAGAACGGTTGTTTGACCGAGATTACCAGCGGTATCGATGCGGGTGTGGTTGCCGATGCCTAA
- a CDS encoding DUF6279 family lipoprotein, translating to MTNSRARLWLLICTLMIVLSGCTTKFTYRFLDWMVAWSVDDYIDWDKSQQRQFDAMVDRQLLWHQRTQLPRYGQLLRQLQQDNQQPLNREDAEQRLLQMGVMVKDLLLHISPDAAILLASLSDQQVTELLANIDAKTAESEAKYSHSTKKQLDQERVKEANKAAKRLMGRLSEPQRALIDRWNQQLQPTWSEWIASRTYWRDQFAVVLKQRQQPGFEQKILRLFTQSQDDWSAEYAAIIEANTNAGIDLIIALQASASDKQLKHIDRQLGAWAKAFEELAASAADDG from the coding sequence ATGACAAACTCCCGTGCCAGGCTGTGGCTGCTGATCTGTACGCTGATGATTGTATTATCCGGTTGTACGACGAAGTTTACCTACCGCTTTCTCGACTGGATGGTGGCCTGGTCTGTCGATGACTATATTGACTGGGATAAGTCTCAGCAGCGGCAGTTCGATGCCATGGTTGACCGGCAGCTGCTCTGGCATCAGCGCACACAACTACCTCGCTATGGTCAGTTGTTGCGTCAGTTGCAGCAGGATAACCAGCAGCCATTGAACAGAGAGGATGCCGAGCAGCGCCTGCTGCAAATGGGCGTCATGGTAAAGGACTTATTGCTGCACATTTCCCCCGATGCCGCCATTCTGCTGGCCAGTCTCAGCGATCAACAAGTGACCGAGTTGTTGGCCAATATCGATGCTAAAACAGCAGAATCGGAGGCGAAATACAGTCACTCCACAAAAAAACAACTGGACCAGGAACGTGTCAAGGAGGCTAATAAGGCGGCAAAGCGGCTAATGGGCCGTTTGAGTGAGCCACAGCGTGCGTTAATTGATCGTTGGAATCAGCAGTTACAGCCAACTTGGAGTGAATGGATTGCCTCGAGAACATATTGGCGCGATCAATTTGCTGTGGTGTTGAAGCAGCGGCAGCAACCGGGCTTTGAGCAAAAAATTCTGCGGCTGTTTACCCAGTCACAAGATGACTGGAGTGCCGAGTACGCGGCGATAATAGAGGCTAATACCAACGCCGGCATCGACCTAATTATTGCCCTGCAAGCCAGTGCCTCAGACAAACAGCTTAAGCATATCGATCGTCAACTAGGGGCCTGGGCCAAGGCCTTCGAAGAGCTGGCAGCCAGTGCCGCCGATGACGGGTAA
- a CDS encoding class I SAM-dependent methyltransferase yields MTIMRFIPWLMLSTLVNAQNADQFLQQAIQNPARTEAEMVRDKNRQPIKTLVFFGLQPTMTVVEIMPGGGWYSKILNAAVVKQGHYYAAVSTERLPDYLSSKAIGKHGEFVRQDQAGYVFEVDQFDLGVSNVDMVLTFRNAHNLTPATRQRLNEAIFEALKPGGVYGVVDHSKRHMEAPTDWTWRRLDPVMVIQEVVQAGFIFEGFSDIHARAEDELKYDTKHDSLVRETDRFTLKFRKPE; encoded by the coding sequence ATGACGATTATGCGATTCATCCCCTGGCTCATGTTAAGTACCCTGGTAAATGCGCAGAATGCTGATCAATTCTTGCAGCAGGCTATTCAGAATCCGGCGCGCACAGAGGCTGAGATGGTCCGTGATAAAAATCGACAACCGATTAAAACCCTGGTTTTCTTTGGCTTGCAACCGACGATGACTGTGGTCGAAATCATGCCCGGTGGTGGCTGGTACAGTAAGATACTCAATGCTGCCGTGGTGAAGCAAGGCCATTACTATGCCGCCGTCAGCACAGAGAGACTACCAGACTATCTGTCGTCCAAGGCCATAGGCAAGCACGGTGAATTTGTTCGTCAAGATCAGGCCGGCTATGTCTTTGAGGTCGACCAGTTTGACCTAGGCGTTAGTAATGTCGATATGGTACTGACTTTTCGCAATGCCCATAACCTCACTCCAGCGACACGGCAACGGTTAAATGAGGCCATATTTGAGGCCTTAAAACCCGGTGGTGTCTATGGTGTTGTCGATCACAGCAAGCGGCATATGGAGGCTCCGACCGATTGGACGTGGCGCCGCTTAGACCCGGTCATGGTGATTCAAGAGGTGGTGCAGGCGGGCTTTATTTTTGAGGGTTTCAGCGATATCCATGCCCGCGCCGAGGATGAGCTTAAATACGACACTAAGCACGACTCGTTGGTGCGTGAGACCGACCGATTTACGTTGAAGTTTCGCAAGCCGGAATGA